The following are encoded together in the Salvia hispanica cultivar TCC Black 2014 chromosome 6, UniMelb_Shisp_WGS_1.0, whole genome shotgun sequence genome:
- the LOC125196358 gene encoding 8-hydroxyquercetin 8-O-methyltransferase-like produces the protein MASRSEDLLEAQSHVWNHIFSYINSMALRSALQLCIPDAIHKHGKPITLSQLAEALCINTAKTNGLYRLMRILVHSKFFDKVIISNQEAYSLTRASRLLIRDEPLSLVPLALVLTGLLHIEPFHHMSEWFRDECPSAFFTKNGMDLWTFAAEDEKLNKGFNEAMASDARFVGSILVQECKHVFEGLKTMVDVAGGTGEVSKALAGEFSWLKCVVLDLPHVVAGMEGSENVRFVSGDMFEFIPPADAVFLKWILHDWGDEDCVKILRKCKEAIVESKINGKKVIIVEMVVDEEKQAHATETHLFMDMLMMANHPGKERTKKEWAKLFAAAGFKNYKITPTLGVRSIIEVFL, from the exons ATGGCATCACGCTCCGAAGATCTTCTTGAAGCTCAATCTCATGTTTGGAACCACATATTCAGCTACATAAACTCCATGGCACTAAGATCTGCCCTTCAACTATGCATACCCGATGCCATCCACAAACACGGCAAACCAATCACACTTTCCCAACTGGCCGAAGCCCTCTGCATCAACACCGCAAAAACCAATGGCCTCTATCGCCTCATGCGAATTCTAGTCCACTCCAAGTTCTTCGACAAGGTCATCATCTCCAACCAAGAAGCTTATTCTCTCACTAGAGCTTCACGTCTCTTGATAAGAGATGAACCACTTAGCCTTGTGCCACTTGCACTTGTCCTCACCGGCCTGCTCCACATTGAGCCTTTCCATCATATGAGTGAATGGTTTCGAGACGAATGCCCCTCTGCGTTCTTCaccaaaaatggaatggaTCTATGGACGTTTGCAGCCGAAGATGAGAAATTGAATAAAGGGTTTAATGAGGCCATGGCTTCTGATGCACGCTTCGTAGGAAGCATACTTGTTCAAGAATGCAAGCATGTTTTTGAGGGATTGAAGACGATGGTGGATGTCGCAGGCGGCACAGGGGAGGTATCCAAGGCGTTGGCCGGGGAATTTTCCTGGTTGAAATGTGTTGTGCTCGACCTACCACATGTCGTTGCTGGCATGGAAGGCTCTGAGAATGTGAGGTTTGTTAGCGGAGACATGTTTGAGTTCATTCCTCCCGCTGATGCAGTTTTCCTCAAG TGGATATTGCACGACTGGGGAGACGAAGATTGCGTGAAAATACTGAGAAAATGCAAAGAAGCAATAGTTGAGAGTAAAATCAATGGTAAAAAGGTGATTATTGTGGAAATGGTTGTGGATGAGGAGAAGCAAGCTCATGCAACTGAAACTCATCTGTTCATGGATATGCTCATGATGGCTAATCATCCAGGAAAAGAAAGAACTAAGAAAGAATGGGCAAAGCTCTTTGCTGCTGCAGgcttcaaaaattataaaataactcCTACTTTAGGAGTGAGGTCTATAATTGAGGTGTTTCTGTGA